From Penaeus monodon isolate SGIC_2016 chromosome 6, NSTDA_Pmon_1, whole genome shotgun sequence, the proteins below share one genomic window:
- the LOC119574372 gene encoding uncharacterized protein LOC119574372: MCPSCEQYNGFTEDGDYNRDLPAQYCSSLNSPVGCQTAKKPQTQPSLALGNGFCQTCNLNQTLKVRALADYTPIDPDNYDQEIEDYRKRLERVYALCRQCEATLHQTLGKQDSWLKPKLISWRLMLSSQNKAQIYATVKNSANRIPAYHLILHLIGVFISLALFLCNLHHLQQDSGKRVVSLDFGIDLEVYLSTLYKFVSPLIIIGLTLVLIVIFCSGKESLLVSDAIASFIWVGLLALTSSKQLISKKDYNPLQVLLSGAAVIFTLWTTFVPRTNNSTKMQSKPPLNKSMMSNTSSACLEDSQCTLNASLTDDLNNITPPSTSRPNDVTSTPIPQMNFQPKESVDLDSTMGSLKISTPAKNDCRIQPNTPFSPKALFSEKPGYNPRLNDTYCSQQAPMSPSRLSTKNITQSSWVAGGYWGHPVSPTREFSQHKAPILGMMHHGQTNLYPLSRSSSQSSGFVSHSSGLPSFNSQMPCSLPNSLHGSLCGDADRVSVLSEPAYKPWGYPGSMYASDTASQYSIARQRSQVKSDAQSLYSCASALSERSHGRGPPSPTASNTYLFQDALGNLSENSSNSSSTRNTTKVRKADTTVMDVQINGSRPKQQMLNYRNPWIAFFLGMSIAANCFLAILLFGRADVHSLIST, translated from the exons ATGTGTCCTTCATGTGAGCAATACAATGGATTCACAGAG GATGGTGATTACAACCGAGACTTACCTGCTCAATACTGCAGTAGCCTCAACTCCCCAGTAGGTTGTCAGACAGCTAAGAAACCTCAAACTCAGCCAAGTCTTGCATTAGGTAATGGCTTTTGTCAAACATGCAATCTCAACCAAACGTTAAAAGTTCGAGCATTAGCAGACTACACACCAATTGATCCCGATAACTATGACCAGGAAATAGAGGATTATAG AAAGAGATTGGAGAGAGTCTATGCTCTCTGCCGACAATGTGAAGCAACTTTGCACCAGACTTTGGGAAAGCAGGATTCATGGTTAAAGCCAAAGTTAATTTCCTGGAGACTGATGTTAAGTTCTCAAAATAAAGCCCAGATATATGCA ACTGTCAAGAACTCAGCAAATCGAATCCCAGCATACCACCTTATTTTACACTTGATAGGTGTAtttatttctcttgctctctttttgtGTAACCTTCATCACTTGCAACAAGACTCAGGTAAAAGAGTTGTGTCCCTTGATTTTGGAATAGATCTGGAAGTGTACCTAAGCACTCTCTACAAGTTCGTATCACCGCTCATCATCATTGGGCTGACCCTAGTCCTTATAGTCATATTCTGCTCAGGAAAAGAGTCCCTCTTG GTCTCAGATGCTATAGCAAGTTTCATATGGGTTGGCTTGCTAGCTCTCACCTCTTCAAAGCAACTTATTTCAAAAAAGGATTATAATCCTCTTCAG GTCCTGCTCTCTGGTGCAGCTGTCATATTCACCCTGTGGACAACATTTGTCCCCAGAACAAACAATTCAACAAAGATGCAGAGCAAGCCCCCTCTCAATAA GAGTATGATGAGCAACACATCTAGTGCTTGTTTAGAGGACTCCCAGTGCACTCTTAATGCTAGTCTGACTGATGACCTCAACAACATAACTCCTCCCAGCACTTCTCGTCCAAATGATGTTACTTCTACGCCCATTCCACAAATGAACTTCCAGCCAAAAGAATCTGTTGATTTAGATTCAACAATGGGGAGCCTCAAAATTAGTACCCCTGCAAAAAATGATTGCAGGATCCAGCCAAACACTCCATTCTCACCCAAAGCGCTGTTTTCAGAGAAGCCAGGATACAATCCAAGACTTAATGATACCTACTGCAGCCAGCAAGCTCCTATGAGTCCTTCACGGCTTTCAACAAAAAATATCACACAGTCTTCATGGGTTGCTGGGGGATACTGGGGTCACCCAGTCAGCCCAACTCGTGAATTTTCCCAGCATAAAGCACCCATTTTAGGAATGATGCATCATGGACAGACAAATTTGTATCCATTGTCACGGTCCTCTAGTCAGAGTTCAGGGTTTGTGTCACACAGCAGCGGACTGCCATCTTTTAATTCTCAGATGCCATGTAGCCTACCTAATTCTCTTCATGGTTCATTGTGTGGAGATGCAGACCGTGTTTCAGTTTTGTCGGAGCCTGCATATAAGCCATGGGGCTACCCAGGATCTATGTATGCATCAGATACAGCATCACAATACAGCATTGCACGACAAAGAAGCCAGGTAAAAAGTGATGCACAGTCTCTCTATAGTTGTGCATCTGCTTTGTCAGAGAGGTCTCATGGTAGAGGTCCTCCCTCACCCACTGCCAGTAATACTTACCTATTTCAGGATGCTCTTGGAAACCTTAGTGAAAATTCTAGTAATAGTAGTTCTACTAGAAACACAACAAAAGTCCGTAAGGCAGACACAACTGTCATGGATGTACAGATAAATGGAAGTCGGCCAAAGCAACAAATGCTTAATTATCGTAACCCTTGGATAGCATTTTTCCTTGGTATGAGTATAGCTGCCAATTGTTTCCTTGCCATTCTCCTCTTTGGGCGAGCAGATGTACATTCTCTAATTAGTACATAG